The sequence below is a genomic window from Salicibibacter cibarius.
AAGCGGTAGAGCGGCACGGACTCGGGTTGGTGAGGCGTCCGACGGGCGGTCGAGGCGTTTTGCATGATAAGGAATTAACGTACAGCGTGATCGTGTCCGAAGATCACCCGTACATGCCCGCGACTGTTACCGAGGCCTATCGCGTAATTTCGACGGGGCTTTTGGAAGGGTTTAAAGCCTTGGGATTGAACGCTTCCTTTTCGGTACCCTCATCCGAAAGCGCGCGGGAGGAACTAAAACAACCGAGGTCTGCCGTATGTTTCGATGCGCCTTCTTGGTATGAGATGGTTGTCGAAGGGCGTAAAATTTCCGGCAGTGCCCAAACGCGCCAGAAGGGCGTGATTATGCAGCATGGCGTCCTTTTGATCGACCTGGACACAGAACAGCTTTTTGATGTCTTTTTGTATCCGAGTGAACGCGTGCGCAGACGAATGCAAAAAGCGTTTGCGGACAAAGCGGTGCCCATCAATGACTTAACGAATGAAAAATTGGATGTTGATGATATACGCGCGGCTTTTACGGAAGGCTTTGAACGCGGTTTGGAGATTAACTTGTCCCGTTACGAATTAACGCCTACCCAGGAAAAAGAAGTGCGGGAGCTCGCGAAATCACGCTATGAAAATGAGGAATGGACGTATCGAAGGTAGCCTTGCGATTATCGGTTTTTCATCGTTGGGGGTTGCTGCTGTCAATGTGTCCGTTGCTCCATGATATACGTGGCATGGATCTCAAAGTAGACGACGGCAGAAGCGAACTTGGTGTTACTCTTAAGCAACCGGTCATTTAATGGAATAAAGCACTGAGATTAGGAATGATAGGGTGAATATTAGATCAAACAATAAAACAGAAGTCAAGAAAATAGTAGAAATATGGTATGAAGGCTCTTTAATAGCACACGACTTTATTGATAAGAATTATTGGAAGTCGCAGCAAACGGAGATGGAAGAAAAGTATATCCCATTCATCATAAAAAAATGAATGGGCGGTAATATAAAATTATTGCAATTGATAACAAAAGTGATACTGAAACAACGGTAAAAGAAGATGTCGAAAAAGATTCAGAATTAAAGTAGAAGTTGTTACAGTCTAAAAAGGATATTAAAGAAGGAAATTATTTCACCTTTGAGGAAACGCGAGAAATGATTCGAAGCGGTCAAATATAAGGTGGAATTTATTTGGTTGAAAACAAGAAGGAGTCATTTGAGAATAATGATAGTAAACATTTTTCTCATAGTGAAACCATCGAATATAAATTAAGGTTGGTAGAACGTATTGAGGATAAGATACAAACACTTGGTACGAGTACAAGAGCAGACAAACAGAGTGGAAGGCGAGTCATAAAATCCTCGTAGAGAAGAGAGATTATCTTGAAGGGGTGAATAGTCATAGATTCTGATGGTTTTCTTTATGCAGCTGAGATGACTAATATTTTGGCAAAGGAAATTCCGGAAAATAAATGGGATATTCAGCTGATTGAAGAATTAGGGTCACTAAGGAAATTATTTATCCATATCATTCGGGTTAGAAACATTTATAGGGATGGGCTAAGAACCGGCATCGTAGAATTTCCAGGTGAGCCACCATTAAGTGACGACAATTTAATTGAGCAATTGGACAGATCAATGAATGATTTAGCTTTTACATTTACACAAGCGAGTAATCAACGTATTAAAATGGGTGAAAAATCTTTATCTATAGAAGAGCTTCTAAACACTGCGGTTCAACATGAAGGTATTCATCAAGGACAGTATTTTGTTGCCCTAAATCAAGCAAACATTAAGCTACCAAAACAATGGATTCAAGATTGGGGTATGTAAGTATGTTGTTTCTTTGACGTGGCGCTATTCTGGAATAAGATCTGCGCCGCCTTGACGACGCGATAGTTGAATAGCAATAATTAAGTGAGCCGCATTTATCCGAGGATAAATACGGCATTTTCACCTAGCACTAGTAGAGCGTACTAGAAATTGTTTCCTTGCGAGAACTGTTTTCGTCCCTCAAAGGGAAGGAATGTTGCACCTAGGGGTACGGCAACTCCGTTCTTGTCCCTCTAAAGGAATAATACTACGCTTAGAGGGACGCCAAACCCGATCTCATCCCTCAAATGAGATGAATTCGTCTATTTTTTGAAAACTACATCACCATAGGAAAGAATTTTTGAAACGTTCCACGAGTGCAACGTGGCTTAATTACCAATTATGGAGACAGTTGGAAGAAGTTCGGTCGGCAACGCTTCTGGCTCCCTAACGGACAATTTACCGCATCATGGCGACCGAAAAAGCGGTCGGTTCTCGTGTTCGGTCGCCATGAACTGTTTCATGGAGACCGGGGAGCCTGCTTCGCAAGAAGACATTCGGTCATTGACGATAGCCTTTGATACCTTAACTCGGGCTGCGGCAGTTTAATCCAATCGACCACTAAACCCAGTTTGAAGCTCCAATCCGAGCTTTCGGTCGTCGATGTGATCGCTTATTTCCGACAGGCTGCACTAGTGTCTTGTTTCCGAAGTTCTTTCCAAAACGCCTGTTCACGTTTCACCGATAGATTGATAAAGCGGATAACCCATCGCACCTCCGAGTAGTGGTTACGGTCTTTTTAAGCTCCACAACGTCCCCTGATTTGGCAGAAATTGCTGATCCGAGGGACGTTGAAAGATCCAACGTCCCCCGATTTGGCAGAAACTGTTGATCCGAGGGACGCTGAAAGGTCCAACGCCCCCTGAATTGACAGAAACACCTGATCCGGGTGCGTTGAAAGGGGCAAATTGGAGGTGGAATAAAACCTCTTGATTACATCCCGGAGTAGCGCTTTTTGTATTTGAGGTACATTGTGGCTTTTTTAGCTATAGCCACTAATGATGGACCGTTACTGTCTTCCGGCAGGAAAGAACTTATGAAACGTTCCACCAGCCCTCATTTCATTCCCCGCTGCGAGTTCTTTCGATATCTGCTTGCAACTCGCTTTGCAATTGTTTGGTGATCGGACCGATTTTCATCATTCCGTGTTTCGTCCCCCGCCATTCTATGATCGGCGTAATCTCATTAATGGTGCTCGTAATGAAGGCTTCATCGGCTTCAAGCATTTCTTCGGTTGTAAATGCGGTCAATGATACGGACAGCCCTTGTTTCTCTGCCAAATCGATAACCACTTGCCGGGTGATGCCATTTAAGATCAAGTTATCAGCGGGATGAGTCTTTAACTGTCCGTCCTTGACGATGAACAAGTTGGAGGAAGAACCTTCCGTGACCGTATCCCCCCGGTGTTGAATCGCTTCCGAGCAGTCATGATCGGCTGCTTGCCGTTTCGCCAACACATTGCCGAGCAGGTTTACGGTTTTGATATCACAACGCAACCAACGGATGTCTTCGGTCAAATAAACCGCTATCCCTTGTTCTTGTTGGTTTAGAGGGGTTTCCATCTCTTTTGTGAAAGCAAAAATAAACGGTTCAATATGCCGCTCATACAAGTGATCACGTGCAGTGGCCCCGCGAGACAATTGAAGGTAGACATAGCCGTCACCGTTAAGGTTGTTTGTGTCGATTAATTCCATCACGCTTTTTTTAAGCGATTGTTTTTCTTTAATGGAGTAAGGGATGTCCAATTCATCAGCACTTCTTTGCAGCCGTTGCAAATGCATCTCCAACTTATAAGGGTGTCCACTGTAAACGCGAATCACTTCATAAACGCCGTCGCCAAAATACATGCTGCGGTCATCAAATGAAAAGGAAGCGTTCTCGCGGTCAATCATTTTATCATTAAAAAGAACTTTTTCCATGCATTCCATCCCTTTCTCGCCAACGTTTGTAAGTAAAGTTTTGTTTATCATAACATTTTTCCGGAATAGTTCGCGAGCCCTTTGTTGAGGCTTGTCATCGATTTATGTACAATAGAGGATAGCATAGCTATTGATATGCAGATTTGGGGGTGGTTAAATGGCGACGGCCAGTATGGAAGATTACTTGGAGCGTATTTATCAATTAATAGAGGAAAAAGGATATGCTCGGGTTTCAGATATCGCGGACACACTTGAGGTTCATCCGTCTTCAGTGACGAAAATGGTTCAAAAACTGGATAAAAGCGGCTACCTCGTTTATGAAAAATATCGAGGATTGGTCCTCACCGCTAAGGGAAATAAAATCGGCAAACGTTTGGTTTACCGGCACGAATTACTCGAAGATTTTTTACATATGATCGGCGTTGATGAAAGCTATATTTACCGTGATGTTGAAGGCATCGAACATCATCTCAGCTGGGACGCGATTGACCGAATTGGGGACCTCGTCCAGTATTTTCAAGCGGATGAAAATCGATTAAAAGCGTTGCAGGAACATCACAAAAACCCGGAATAAAATTCCAGTCTCTTCATCAAAATTATCATTGATGTCAGTGGATAATTATGGTAATGAAACTAGCTAGCGTCGTGTTTTTCCGTAGCAGTTATCATAGTGCATGACCCATTTGTCAACCATAGAGTTTAGTGTTGACCAAATTCCAAAAGCAAGAAAAGCGAGACGTCCTTCATCAGGGTTGGTCTCGCTTTTCTTCATCATCTGTCAAATTTAACTCAAACAATCCGGATTCTTTCGCAGATTTAAATGCCATATACACGAATGGTCCAAGAATCAAACCCATCACGCCGAAAAACACAAATCCGAAATACATGGAAAGAATCGTTGGCAATGCATGAAGACCAATGGAATCCCCGAGCACTTTCGGTTCCACAATACGGCGAATGACGAGCAGAATGACGGCCAAAACAGTCAATTGAATCCCCATCGTCATATCCCCGATGATCATCGCGAATACTCCCCACGGCACTAATATCAAGGCAGGGCCTACATAGAGAGGAATAATATCAACGACCCAAACGAGAAGGGAAACGAGTAATGCCGGCCCGGGTGCGATGTAGAGCAAACTTAGATATGAAAGAATGAAAATCCCCAGGCTCATAATAAATTGAGCCTTCCACCAGCCGAGAAACACTTTTCCCATCCGCTGAAACACGTAACGTAGTTTATCGGAGGTTTCCCTTTTAAACATGTTGAAGAAATTGTTCAGCAACCTCGGCAGGTCCAGGCTGAACAAAAATAAGGTAATTAAATAGACGAGCCCGATAATGAGCATGTTCGGAACAGACATGATGATTTCGTATAAATAGGCAACAAAATTGGTAGACCAATTTAATGCCGTGTTAATCGCATTGTTGGCTACTTCATCCACCGCCCGCACAATTTGCGGGCCTTGGGGAAATTCGGCAATGAATTGATCAAATGCTTGAATAAGCTCATTTACAACCAGTTCGATCTCACTTATGTATCCCGGTATTTGCCGGGACCAGTCAATCAAACTTTCAATTAAGTAGGTCAACATGATGTAGATTAAAAAGGTGCTCACAATGAGAAACACGGTAAAAACAATGGAAACGGAGAGAAGGCGTTTGTGAATGTTTAACTTTCTCATTAAAAATCGAACAAAGGGTTCAAAAATCATCGCCGTCAGCAACGCGAGCAACACCGGCATAAAGGCAGATAAGTTAAAATAGACGAATAGCCCAACGAGGATGAGCGCAATGATGATTAATATCCGTTTAACGAGTGGTTTGCTTATCAATGACAACCTCCTGGAAAAAAGATGTGGCTTCATACTTTGAATGGTTTCGCTGACCGTTCTTTATTATAACAAATTTAGCACTTGAACGTATAAAAATTCGTGGCTTTGGCCTATTTTCTCCTCCCCTCCTCATCCCCCCAAACGAATCGTGGTCCGGTGACATATATTGTGGAGAATCTGATTTAGGGGGAGGGATCTGTATGGATATGCAAAAGCTGATGAATGTAATGGTAGAACGAGTGCTGGCAAAACGCAATGTTACAAAAGAATCCGTAGACATTACGGAGGAGGAAAAAGCGCGTATTCGCGAAGTTGTGGAAAGTATTCAGGAAGAAGTGAACGACTTTTTAGAAAACCAAACGACAACCGTAACGGATGAAGGCGAGGACGAAGCGTAAGGCTTTTGAAAAAACAACGAATTGATCATGGCGTTCTGTCCACGCAAATGACAAGGGAGTATCATATCGTGTAGTAGACTTTTAAAAAGGAGGGAAAATATATGTCCATCCATTTAGGACAACAACGAGGCCGAAGTTGTTATGATCCAACACCTTATCAGGGTGATCAAAAATGGAGCGCGTTGTGCGATGATCGTGGAAAGCACCCCATGGCGTGCCCTGTTGATGACGATGAAGGTGTCACTCAAGAGGGCACCCAATCCAACAAAGAGGTGCAAGTGTCGGAAGATTTTATGCTGATTAAAGATTCTTGTGATGTGAATGTTACAACCACGGACGTTCAAGCCGCCGTCAATTTGCAGGCAGCTCTGCAAGCCGCGATTGTATTGGTCATTCGAATCTCGCTCGCCGGCTCCACGGACGATGCCGAAGACATCACGCAAGAACTTTTCCAAGCATCAAAAATCAAGCAAAGAACATCCCAAAAGACCATTGTTGAGAATTCCCGTGATGTGAACGTGACTTCTACAGATGTGCAAGTGGCGCTTAACATCCAACTCTTGTTGCAAATATTAGTCGCCCTCGTCATTACCTTAGATATTCTCTAGAATATGCAGGTGAATGTCCGAGTGGAACTTTTCTAACCTAAAAAGCACTCGGGACATCTGATGTTAGCTATGCCAGGCTACGGGCGTTGGCATAGCTTTTTCTAATACACTCAGTGCTATTTCCATCGGACAACACGCAAAAAGTGATGGTTTGCATAGGCTGGATGTGTAGAGGCAGGTGATTGAAACGTGTTGATTGACGGCGTATTTGCGGGCGGAGGGGTAAAAGGTTTCGCCTTTATCGGTGCTTTGGAGGAACTCGAAAAACGCAATTACCGATTTAAACGTGTCGCCGGCACGAGCGCTGGGGCCTTGGTTGCCAGTTTGATCATGGCCGGATATACGAGCGAAGAATTAAATGACATGATGGAAGAATTGAATCCGCAAACCTTATTGGACCCGACACCTTGGACGCAACACTTTCCGCTGTTGCTGAAATGGCTAGGTGTCTATTGGGGACTGGGTTTATATAAAGGCAACCGCTTGGAAGAGTGGGTCGGAGAAAAATTGGCAGCGAAAGGCATTCGCACATTTAATGATTTACCGTCAAAATCGCTGCGGATTGTGGCTTCGGATTTAACGAGGGGACAGTTGCTTGTTCTCCCCGATGATCTGCATGTGTACGGGATCATCCCCGAAACGTTTCCAATTGCGCGAGCAGTGCGCATGAGTTGTAGCTTGCCGTATTTTTTCCAACCGGTAAAGCTTTTCGATAAAAATGGGGAAACGGCGATCATCGTAGACGGTGGGATTTTAAGCAATTTTCCCATGTGGCTTTTTCGGAGGGAAGAACGGGTGAAGCGCCCCCTTCTGGGTTTTCAGCTGAACCCCGAGCCCGATGACACGAGAAATACGATTAACAATGCCCTGGAACTGTACAGTTCTGTGTTTGAGACGATGCAAAAAGGCCATGATGCCCGCTACGTTGAAAAACATAAGCAAGAAAATGTCGTTTTTATCCCAGTGAACCGTATAAAAACAACTTCCTTTTCCCTCACAAAAGAAGATCGAAAGCGGCTCGTTCAGCTCGGTAGGGAAGCAACGCAAAATTATTTAAAAAGCTGGAGCGGTTAGATAAACTTGACTTATCGCCAAGGATGGCGAAAGTCAAAGTCTTCTCTTATACTATCATCCGAACAATTTATACATTCTGATAGTGTTAGAAAAGAAACGCGCGATACTCGCACGTTTCTTATTTTTTTCGATTGCCGTCGATCACTTTTAGATGGCGTTTCTTTTTTTGGTTATTTTTTCTCGCGGATTCTTTTTGTTTTTGCCGTTGCTTGCTCTGTTTTAACGCTTTGCGATAATTGCTGTCCATGCCGTTTCTTCGCTTCGGCATGACCAGACGCGTGAGTAAAAAGTAGAGACCGACGGCGATCAACGCGGTAATGGCGAGACCGAGGAAAAAACCGCCGGGATTGGTGGCGAGCCGGTAAATGAGTCCGATTGCCGCCAGCGCTAAAATCACGATGATCACCGGGTTCCGGATACCCTTAGCCATACATTCACCTCCGTGTGATTAGACGATAGGGCCTCCAACCTTTTCCTCGTCCTCCAGTGTCTTTTCTCGTTCCAACATTTTTTCAAACGAAGCGATAGAGACTTCGACTTGATCATCTTTTGGCTGCTTGGTCGTTAAGAGTTGCAACCATAAACCGGGCAGACCTAACCATTTCAACACGGGAATGTTTCTCAGTTTATTCGTCCCTTGCAAAACTTCATAGGAAACGCCCAATACAACGGGGATGAGCAAGAGGCGATGGACGACCCGTTCAATGATATTGTCAAAAGGGACGAGCAAATAGATCATCACACCGATAATGACGGTGAAGAGCATGAAGCTGCTGCCGCAGCGATAATGGAGCCGGGAATGTTCCTGAACGTTTTCAACGGTTAACGGTTTACCCGCTTCATACGCGTTGATCACTTTGTGCTCGGCTCCGTGGTATTGAAAAACACGTTTGATTAACGGCATAAATGTAATCAGGTAAATGTAACCGACGAGAATGAGAAACTTAAAGAAACCTTCAAGCAAATTCTGCGCTACGTGCCCCGGGAAAATAGGGGAGAACAATTCCGCGATAAAAACAGGGATCGCGGTAAATAGAACGTTGCCGAACAGAAAAGCAAATACGCCAACGGCGGCAACACCAAAGATCATAGCCATTTTTGATGTTTTTTCTGCCGATTCAATCTCCCCATCGTCATCGGGATGGACGTCCAAGCGGTCGGAGGCATAATTGAGGTGCTTATTGCCAACCGAAGTCGCTTCAATCAAGGCGACGGTTCCTCTTACAAATGGGATTTTTTTAAGCTTTTGCAGTACGGGACGGTTAACTTTACGTTCTTCGTAATACTCAATCGCATTATTTTTTCTGCGAATGGCGGAAACGGTAATTCGCTTACCGGCAAACATTACGCCTTCGATGATTGCTTGTCCGCCATATGCAGGTTTTTGGTTTTGTTGACTCAAGTCGCTCACCAGCCTATTCAGATGTATCGATCCCCATTTTACATGAAAGATCTTTCAACCTCCATCTTTTCGCAAAAATAATTGTTTGGCATGATTCGATTGATGAACGATCATACTAACAAATGAGGTGATCAAATGAGCGGAAATCGCAATGAACCTAAAGAGATGTCTTTTGCGGTAAAAGTTTTGCTTACAGGCCTTTTCGGCGGCTTATTATGGGGTTCCATTTGGTACGGGGCTTATTTTTTCAATTTTACCGATGTGGGACCTTCGCTCTTTTGGATGGCTTGGTCAATGGGCGATTGGGAAGATCAGATGATTGGTCAATGGGCGGCTGTCGGTATTTTTACGCTCTTGTCCATCGTTGTTGCTTTTTTTTACCGGTATGTGTTTGCCCGTATCAAAGGCATGTGGATGGGTTTTTTTTTCGGGGTGATTTTATGGATTCTCGTTTTCTTCGTTGCCAATCCCCTGTTTGTTGATCTGGAACCACTTCTTGAAATGGAAGGCATTACGATTGTTACGACCCTTTGTTTATTTATTATGTATGGCCTTTTTATCGGGTACTCCATTTCCTACGAATACGAATTGTTACAATTTGAGCGAAAGTACGGCAGCAATTAAATCGCAGTGTTAACGAATATATGCTAAAATGGGGGACGTTGATCGTTAGCAAAAGGAGGAAAAACAATGAACCGTCTCGAACTGGTTCGTATGCAGTTGGAACAGGAAGGCATTGACGCGCTTCTCGTGGAAAGCCCGACAAACCGAAGGTATATAACGAATTTTACGGGAACGGCAGGTGTTGCACTAATTACCTCCCGTGAAGCTTTCTTTGTCACCGATTTTCGTTACGTGGAACAAGCGAAAAATCAATGCGAAGGTTTTACGGTTATTGAGCATGAAAACGGGCTGAGTAAAGAGATAAATAGACTCTTAGAGACACAAAAGGTTACTTCTGTCGGCTTTGAAAAAGCGCATACGACATATGAAAAATATGATACGTATCAAGAGGCATTTAACGCGGAGCTGGTCCCGGTTGCCGGCATCATTGAAAATCTTCGCTTGTTTAAAAGTGGGGAAGAACTGAAAACGATGCAAAAAGCGGCGGAAATCGCTGATGCTGCTTTTGAACATATTGTTACGTACATAAAGCCCGGGGTCCGTGAACGTGAGATTGCCAATGAACTTGAATTTTATATGCGCAACCTCGGTGCGGAATCGTCATCATTCGACATCATCGTCGCTTCCGGTGAGCGCGGTGCACGCCCGCACGGGGTCGCAAGCAACAAACAGGTCGAAAAGGGCGACATGATTACGATGGATTTTGGCGCTTATTATGAAGGGTATTGTTCCGATATTACCCGTACCGTGGCCGTTGGGGAACCGAGCGATGAAATGCAACGCGTCTATGACACCGTTTTAAAGGCGCAACTCAAAAGCTTGGAATACATTAAAGCCGGTATGACAGGAGTAGAGGCCGATAGAATTGCCCGGGACTACATTTATGCCGAAGGGTATGAAGGCTATTTTGGACATGGGCTTGGCCATGGCCTTGGCATGGACGTTCATGAAGAACCCCGTTTGTCGCCGAAAGGCAATTTACAATTGGAACCCGGCATGGTCGTCACTGTTGAACCGGGCATCTACCTCCCGGGCAAAGGGGGCGTCCGGATCGAAGATGACATCGTCATTACAGAGGATGGAAATGAACGCTTAACGTTATCGGAAAAATCATTGAAAAAGATTGAATCATAAAGGGGGAGGAAGAAATGGTATCGGTAAATGATTTTAGCACCGGATTAACGATTGAAGTCGACAACGATATTTGGACCGTCGTTGATTTTCAGCATGTAAAACCTGGGAAAGGAGCAGCGTTTGTTCGCTCCAAACTTCGTAGCCTGCGTACGGGAAACATCCAGGAGAAAACGTTCCGGGCCGGCGAGAAAGTCAATCGGGCACATATCGAAAAAAATCGCATGCAATACTTGTACGCAGATGGCGACAACCACGCCTTTATGAACATGGAAACGTTTGAACAAATCGAGCTCTCGGGCGAGCAGATCAAATACGAGCTTAATTTTTTAAAAGACAACATGGAAGTACAAATGATTTCCTATGAAAACGAAACGCTCGGCATCGAGCTCCCGAATAGCGTCGAGTTGACGGTAATCGAAACAGAGCCTGGCATTAAAGGAAACACGGTGTCCGGTGGCTCAAAACCGGCAAAACTTGAAACAGGTTACACCGTGCAAGTGCCGTTGTTTATCAATGAAGGCGAAACGCTCGTTATCGACACCCGCAAAGGGGAATATACGCAAAGAGCTTAGAGAAGAATGGCAAAAGACCCCGATGAGGGGTCTTTTTTTGCTTCATGGTGCCCGAAAGCTGGAGAGAACCGAGAATTCGGTCGTCATGGGGCTTCATGAAGCCCGAAAGCCGGAGAGAATCGAGAATTCGGTCGCCATGGGAGCTTCATGGTGCCCGAAAGCTGGAGCGAAGGTATAGTCCATATAATTGTGTAAAAAGAAAAAGGGTCAAGTCGACTCCCGTGTTACAATGTTTTCAGCGAAAAAAACAAACAGGAGGAATCGACAATGACCCAGTTCCATCTTACCCTAAACGCGGATCAATTAAAAGAAGAGCTCATGAATTCAGACATGAGTGCCGTCGCGAAATCCTCGATGGTCCTCGTCCTGAATCAAATCATGGAGCAGGAGCGCGATGATTACTTACAAGCAGCAGCCTATGAACGCAATGGCGCGCGTGTGGACTATCGAAACGGCTATTACGAACGTGATTACACGATGTCTTTTGGGAAAGTCACACTGACCGTTCCACGCACGCGCAACGGCGAATTCTCTCCCTCTGTGTTTGAGAAATATGCACGTTCCGAACAAGCCTTTCTCTTAGCGATGTTGGAGATGGTCGTTAACGGCGTATCCACGCGGAAAGTCACGAAGGCTGTGGAAGAGCTTTGCGGCGAGCGTGTGTCCAAATCTTTCGTGTCCTCGCTCACCGAAAAATTAGACCCGGTCGTCAACGAATGGGCCCAGCGCCCTTTGAACGTGAATGCCTACAGGTATGTCTACGCCGATGCCATGTATATTAAAGTCCGTGAGGATCAAAAGGTCGTCTCCAAAGCCGTTTATATCGCGCTCGGGGTCAATGACCAAAACAAACGGGAAATCATTGGTCTTCAAGTGAATCATGCCGAATCCAAAGAGGGATGGTTTCAATTCTTTCAATCGCTTCAAGCCAGGGGTCTGGCATCGCCACAATTGGTGATTTCCGATGCGCACGAAGGCCTGAAACAGGCCATTCAACAAGCGTTTGTTGGAACCTCGTGGCAACGGTGCACGGTTCATTTTAAGCGAAACTTGTTTGAACACATCCCCAAAAAAGGTTCAGAAGGCTTTCGTTCGCTCGTTAAGGAGCTCTTAAACGGGAGTTCTCCTGCAAGAGCCCGCCAGTTACGCACCGAGATC
It includes:
- a CDS encoding IS256 family transposase; amino-acid sequence: MTQFHLTLNADQLKEELMNSDMSAVAKSSMVLVLNQIMEQERDDYLQAAAYERNGARVDYRNGYYERDYTMSFGKVTLTVPRTRNGEFSPSVFEKYARSEQAFLLAMLEMVVNGVSTRKVTKAVEELCGERVSKSFVSSLTEKLDPVVNEWAQRPLNVNAYRYVYADAMYIKVREDQKVVSKAVYIALGVNDQNKREIIGLQVNHAESKEGWFQFFQSLQARGLASPQLVISDAHEGLKQAIQQAFVGTSWQRCTVHFKRNLFEHIPKKGSEGFRSLVKELLNGSSPARARQLRTEIFDQYEGVKGYEKALEKLDEGFEDAIQFMNEPIAYHDQLRTTNNLEGINSEVRRREQVIRIFPNTQSAFRLIGALLKEHEESLDRGNRTFLKGKPTDL